Proteins encoded together in one Dermacentor variabilis isolate Ectoservices chromosome 2, ASM5094787v1, whole genome shotgun sequence window:
- the LOC142570261 gene encoding uncharacterized protein LOC142570261, which produces MLLLLIMSGDIEKNPGPTTAQLLQMILDNQTAADSGLNDIKVQICELNAKINKVSNALDGIQEIKARIDSLEDTVRLQAKKLVEYENRSRRNNILVFGVEESASETDSDLKKVVMEEVFQDKFGIEVKTIERIHRLGRIKDGKRRPVVMRFYDYNEKEHVMKNCFKLKGSSYSVSNDYAPETVEIRKKLWESTASERANGVKVSLIHEKLKIKDKWYTWDQARGQRREIAQSRDKTARKLHCFSATTASEGASNSEQHA; this is translated from the coding sequence ATGTTGCTACTGCTTATAATGTCGGGTGATATTGAAAAAAACCCTGGGCCAACAACCGCCCAGCTATTGCAGATGATACTAGATAACCAGACTGCGGCTGATAGTGGTTTGAATGACATTAAGGTTCAAATTTGCGAACTGAATGCAAAGATAAACAAAGTATCCAATGCACTAGATGGTATCCAGGAAATAAAAGCCAGAATAGATTCTCTTGAGGATACCGTGCGGTTACAAGCCAAAAAACTGGTCGAATACGAAAACAGGAGCAGACGCAACAATATTCTCGTTTTTGGTGTCGAAGAAAGTGCCTCTGAAACAGACAGTGATTTGAAAAAAGTAGTCATGGAAGAGGTATTTCAGGACAAGTTCGGCATCGAGGTAAAGACGATAGAAAGAATACATCGCCTAGGCAGGATTAAAGACGGAAAAAGGAGGCCGGTTGTCATGAGATTCTATGACTATAACGAAAAGGAGCACGTGATGAAAAACTGCTTCAAACTGAAGGGATCCTCCTACTCAGTCAGCAATGACTATGCACCAGAAACGGTGGAAATTCGAAAGAAGTTATGGGAAAGTACTGCTTCGGAAAGAGCTAATGGGGTGAAGGTTTCACTGATCCATGAAAAactgaaaataaaagacaaatgGTACACTTGGGACCAAGCACGAGGACAGCGTCGGGAGATAGCGCAAAGCAGGGACAAAACTGCCCGAAAATTACACTGCTTCTCTGCAACTACTGCTTCGGAGGGCGCTTCTAATTCTGAGCAGCACGCATAG